TGGACTTAGGATCCAGTGAGGAGACTCATGGGGGTTCAAATCCCCCCTCTCGCAATTGCCGGGGAAGCCATAAGTGAAAATGCCTGGGGTACTTCGCGGGCAGCAGAGGAAACGGGGGTAAACGGACGAATGGCACTTAAGGTAGAAGTCAAGGATGCAGGTTCCTGGAAACGGGTGCTCGAAATAGAAATTCCACCCGAAGATGTCCAGACAGAGCTTGATAAGGTGGTCGCCGAATTCCAGAGAAAGGCGGCTATCCCCGGTTTCAGGAAAGGTAAAGCCCCTAGGGATGTGCTCGAGGCGCGTTTTGGCCACTCTCTTCAGTCTGAATTCCTGGACAGGATTATTCCAAGGTTCTACAAAGAGGCTCTTAAGGAAGCGAACCTCGTCGCGATAAGCCAGGCGGAAGTTGGAGATCTCAAGTTCACAAAGGGCGAGCCGCTTTCATTCAAAGCAACTGTAGAGATCTGGCCTGAGATCGAGGTTCACGGATACGATGGCCTCAAAGTAACGAGAGAGAATTTTGAAACCGCCGGCGATGATGTTGAGAAGGAGCTTCTTCGTTTGCAGGAGATCGCCGCGAAGCTTGAGACCGTGGCGAGACCCACAAAGGAGACTGATCTCGTCGTAGTTGATTTTGTTCGATTGGGAAAAGACGGTAGGCCGATAAAGAAGACAAGACGGGATGGGGCGCTGATAGATCTGTCTTCGCCTACGCTGCTGAAAGATTTTGCGCGTGGAGTCCTTGGGGCTTC
The nucleotide sequence above comes from Candidatus Eisenbacteria bacterium. Encoded proteins:
- the tig gene encoding trigger factor, yielding MGVQIPPLAIAGEAISENAWGTSRAAEETGVNGRMALKVEVKDAGSWKRVLEIEIPPEDVQTELDKVVAEFQRKAAIPGFRKGKAPRDVLEARFGHSLQSEFLDRIIPRFYKEALKEANLVAISQAEVGDLKFTKGEPLSFKATVEIWPEIEVHGYDGLKVTRENFETAGDDVEKELLRLQEIAAKLETVARPTKETDLVVVDFVRLGKDGRPIKKTRRDGALIDLSSPTLLKDFARGVLGASAGEERVISVHYSEDFPDKNLANQDVQLRINVREVKEKTLPEINDEFAKDYAGAATLDELKSRIRLNLEAEEKLRSRRAMEEKILEELITMNSFELPPSMVKDALDDIVSRREKEAGNLSPEEREKLREAFSPHVVRNLKKTVVVSLVGKKESLEVKEEEVKAEIAKIACEEGKEVSEIEKELQKGNGFERFRNAFFERKVLDFLLSKANIVEVQTAKPVERLIQTP